Part of the bacterium genome is shown below.
CTACATAAAAAAAAGATACTTGCTCTACTTGAAAAAGAAGGTCTTCTAAACAAAAACAAGTTGTTACCTTTCCCAACAGTTCCACAAAGAATTGCGGTTATATCTTCTCCTACTGCAGCTGGTTATGAAGATTTTATGAACACCCTCAATAACAACCCTTATAAATACCTTTTCAAAACAGAACTTTTTCATGCTTATATGCAAGGAGAACTTTCAGAAAAATCTATAACTGAAGCTTTAGGTTCCCCTTCTATAAAAGAAGGTAAGTTTGATATAGCAATAATAATTAGAGGTGGGGGTGATAAGGTTGATTTACATAGTTTTGATAACCACAATATAGGTAAAGCCATTGCTCTATGCCCTATCCCTGTTATCACAGGTATTGGACATCAAAGAGATGAGACTGTTGCAGATATTGTTGCCCACACTAAGTTGATAAGTCCTACAGCTGTTGCTGAGTTTATTATCTTAAAAACAAGAGAGTTTGAAGAGAATCTTGAACAGGCAGGAAGAAGATTTTCTATTCAGTTAAATAATCAACTTGCCAAGCAACAGGAAACCCTTTCAACGATAGATAAACATCTTCTTATTTTTACAAACTTTTTTATTCAACAAAAAAAGCAGTCTTTTAATGCCCTAATAGAAAACTTTAAAAATAGTACCTCAAAACAGCTTGCTGCAAACGAGTTTAAGTTAAAACAATTACCAGAAATTGTTTTAAAAGGTATTACAGTCTTTTTTAAAAGTAAAAAAATCTCTATTGAAAGATATAAAGATAAGATAGATTTGATGAACCCTGTAAATGTGCTTAAAAAAGGATACACACTCACTTTTAAGAATGGTTCACTTGTAAAAAACTTTGAAGAACTCCAAACTGGGGATTCTATAAAAACAAAATTTCATACAGGTGAGGTAGAAAGTAGAGTCACAAAAGTCAAAAAAACGAGG
Proteins encoded:
- the xseA gene encoding exodeoxyribonuclease VII large subunit; translation: METLTLKNFLEAVKNSLDTSFPLQYWVSAEIADLKVHTYSQHCYLDLVEKNQHSVIAKTGGVIWKNRFEYISRKFTEATGQPLKDGMKVLLLIEVLFHGVYGFKLNVNDIDPSYTLGEFALHKKKILALLEKEGLLNKNKLLPFPTVPQRIAVISSPTAAGYEDFMNTLNNNPYKYLFKTELFHAYMQGELSEKSITEALGSPSIKEGKFDIAIIIRGGGDKVDLHSFDNHNIGKAIALCPIPVITGIGHQRDETVADIVAHTKLISPTAVAEFIILKTREFEENLEQAGRRFSIQLNNQLAKQQETLSTIDKHLLIFTNFFIQQKKQSFNALIENFKNSTSKQLAANEFKLKQLPEIVLKGITVFFKSKKISIERYKDKIDLMNPVNVLKKGYTLTFKNGSLVKNFEELQTGDSIKTKFHTGEVESRVTKVKKTR